From the Solanum stenotomum isolate F172 chromosome 4, ASM1918654v1, whole genome shotgun sequence genome, one window contains:
- the LOC125862337 gene encoding 40S ribosomal protein S12-like, protein MSGEEPVVAETPVPAPALGEPMDIMTALQLVLRKSRAHGGLAKGLHEAAKVIEKHAAQLCVLAEDCDQPDYVKLVKGLCGDHNVSLITVPNAKTLGEWAGLCKIDSEGKARKVVGCGCVVVKDFGEETEGLHIVQEYVKSH, encoded by the exons atgtcTGG TGAAGAGCCTGTTGTTGCTGAGACTCCAGTTCCCGCTCCTGCTCTTGGGGAGCCCATGGATATCATGACAGCATTGCAACTTGTCCTCAGGAAATCACGGGCTCATGGTGGTTTAGCTAAAGGTCTTCATGAGGCTGCTAAGGTTATTGAGAAGCATGCTGCCCAACTTTGCGTATTGGCAGAGGACTGTGACCAACCAGACTATGTGAAATTGGTCAAAGGTCTATGTGGTGATCACAATGTTAGCCTGATCACTGTTCCTAATGCCAAGACACTCGGTGAATGGGCTGGA TTGTGCAAGATTGATTCTGAAGGCAAAGCAAGGAAAGTTGTCGGATGCGGTTGTGTTGTAGTAAAG GATTTTGGAGAGGAAACCGAAGGGCTCCACATTGTTCAGGAATATGTGAAGTCTCACTGA
- the LOC125862313 gene encoding dehydrogenase/reductase SDR family member FEY-like has protein sequence MNSSSTGLEWTEWLQGWRRLTYETLFQKIHAKHLQDPLLLPPLNDLNCIVTGATSGIGLEIAKQLAESGAHLVMAVRNTSFAHQLIQKWRRNETESRPLSIEVLELDLFYLESVVKFAQEWNSRSKPLNILINNAGIYSIGQPQKFTKDGYETHIQVNHLAPALLSVLLLPSLKRGTPSRIINMISLMHVIGVVDPQDMNFLTKKNKFTSRKAYSSSKLAQLKFSSILQKFLINTNIHVLCVEPGAVRTNVTRDLPRILNILYQKMFIFMFDAQQGSRSALFAATDADILDYCGDLKAQECNVCAFIGCHCRISEPSKEAYNERTSFEIWNKTMEMVGLPAGGVDMILQGEEIHCRYGANSDR, from the coding sequence ATGAATTCATCATCGACAGGATTGGAATGGACAGAATGGCTACAAGGATGGCGTCGTTTAACATATGAGACACTTTTTCAGAAAATCCATGCTAAACATTTACAAGACCCTTTGCTTTTGCCTCCTCTCAATGACCTAAATTGCATTGTCACAGGAGCCACTAGTGGCATTGGACTTGAAATTGCTAAACAATTAGCTGAGTCAGGTGCACATCTTGTTATGGCTGTAAGAAACACAAGTTTTGCTCATCAACTCATTCAGAAATGGCGAAGAAATGAAACTGAATCGAGGCCCTTAAGCATCGAGGTTTTAGAGCTTGATCTGTTTTATCTCGAATCAGTTGTAAAATTTGCACAAGAATGGAATTCGAGATCAAAACCCCTGAATATTCTCATCAATAATGCTGGAATCTATTCTATAGGACAACCACAAAAATTTACCAAAGATGGATATGAAACACATATACAAGTGAACCATCTTGCCCCTGCATTACTATCTGTTCTGCTTTTGCCTTCTTTGAAAAGAGGCACTCCGAGCAGGATTATCAATATGATTTCCCTTATGCATGTAATTGGCGTTGTTGATCCTCAAGATATGAATTTCTTAACCAAGAAGAATAAGTTCACAAGTAGAAAGGCATACTCGAGTAGCAAATTGGCTCAACTGAAGTTTAGCAGTATACTTcaaaaatttctaattaatacTAATATTCATGTATTGTGCGTAGAGCCAGGAGCTGTACGCACAAATGTCACGAGAGATCTTCCAAGAATTCTGAACATTCTTTATCAGAAAATGTTCATTTTCATGTTTGATGCTCAACAGGGTTCAAGAAGTGCACTTTTTGCAGCTACTGATGCTGATATCTTGGATTATTGTGGTGACTTGAAAGCGCAAGAGTGTAATGTTTGTGCCTTCATTGGTTGCCATTGTAGAATTAGTGAACCTAGCAAAGAAGCATATAATGAGAGAACTTCTTTTGAAATATGGAATAAGACGATGGAAATGGTTGGTCTTCCTGCAGGTGGTGTTGACATGATCCTTCAAGGTGAAGAAATTCATTGCCGCTATGGGGCTAATAGTGATCGTTAA
- the LOC125862296 gene encoding UDP-glycosyltransferase 73C4-like — protein MTILTHDDEPPHFVLLPFMAQGHTIPIIDIARLLAQRGVIVTILMTPLNAIRFNNVIARAVDKGLNIHIIHLEFPSLEAGLPQDYENCDMILSIDMIKKFFNATQMLETQVEVLLQDLKPNCLISDLCFPWTTNVAKRIGIPRIVFHGMGSFSLLCLHNLRDGKLLESVGSENEYFSVPGIPDKVEVTKAQLKALVDPSNPEWRELGDQMKEGEAQAYGIVVNSFEELEPQYVQGVKKAKGKKVWTIGPVSLCNKEKQDKVERGNKASIDEHHCLKWLDSKEQDSVLYVCLGSLSHLPTSQMIELSLGLESSKRPFVWVIRHISNGFRKWLNEENFEERVEKQGILINGWAPQVLILSHPSIGGFLTHCGWNSILEGISVGVPMITWPLFAEQFCNEKLIVNVLKTGVKGGMENPVMFLEDEKVCAQLKKDDIKMVIERVMGGEEEAKMRRERAKKLGEMAIRAVEEGGSSHINLTKLIEDVTQQAKIGGFKSS, from the exons ATGACAATTCTTACTCATGATGATGAGCCACCACACTTTGTGTTACTTCCTTTTATGGCACAAGGTCATACAATCCCTATAATAGACATAGCTCGTTTATTAGCACAAAGAGGTGTTATTGTCACAATACTTATGACACCTTTAAATGCCATAAGGTTCAATAATGTCATAGCCCGCGCAGTCGATAAAGGACTCAATATTCATATAATTCACCTCGAGTTTCCAAGTTTAGAGGCAGGGTTACCACAAGATTATGAAAATTGTGACATGATTTTATCAATTGACATGATAAAGAAGTTTTTTAATGCTACTCAAATGCTTGAGACACAAGTGGAAGTGTTGTTGCAAGATTTGAAACCAAATTGTCTAATTTCTGATTTGTGTTTTCCTTGGACAACAAATGTTGCTAAGAGGATTGGCATACCTAGGATTGTTTTTCATGGGATGGGAAGTTTTTCGTTGTTGTGTTTGCATAATTTGAGAGATGGGAAGTTGTTGGAGAGTGTTGGTTCTGAGAATGAATACTTTTCAGTGCCTGGAATTCCAGACAAAGTTGAAGTGACAAAAGCTCAACTAAAAGCATTAGTGGATCCAAGCAATCCTGAATGGAGAGAACTTGGAGACCAAATGAAGGAGGGAGAGGCTCAAGCTTATGGAATTGTGGTCAATAGCTTTGAGGAGTTGGAACCTCAATATGTGCAAGGAGTGAAAAAGGCTAAAG GTAAGAAGGTTTGGACAATTGGTCCTGTTTCCTTATGCaacaaagagaaacaagacaAAGTTGAAAGAGGAAACAAGGCTTCAATTGATGAACACCACTGCCTAAAATGGCTTGATTCTAAGGAACAAGACTCCGTGCTCTACGTTTGTCTTGGGAGTCTATCGCACTTGCCAACATCACAAATGATTGAACTTTCACTTGGTTTAGAGTCATCTAAACGACCCTTCGTATGGGTCATTAGGCACATATCAAATGGATTTAGAAAATGGCTAAATGAAGAGAACTTTGAGGAAAGAGTTGAAAAACAAGGGATTTTAATCAATGGTTGGGCACCACAAGTACTAATACTATCTCATCCTTCGATAGGAGGATTCCTGACACACTGTGGATGGAACTCGATCTTAGAAGGGATATCGGTTGGTGTCCCAATGATCACTTGGCCATTATTTGCTGAACAATTTTGTAATGAGAAGCTCATTGTGAATGTACTCAAGACAGGAGTGAAGGGTGGTATGGAGAATCCAGTGATGTTTTTAGAGGATGAAAAAGTGTGTGCACAATTGAAGAAAGATGATATTAAGATGGTTATTGAAAGAGTAATGGGGGGAGAAGAGGAAGCAAAAATGAGAAGAGAAAGAGCTAAAAAGCTTGGAGAAATGGCAATAAGGGCTGTGGAAGAAGGAGGTTCATCTCACATTAATTTGACAAAACTAATAGAAGATGTCACACAACAAGcaaaaattgggggttttaaGTCTAGCTAA
- the LOC125862328 gene encoding lamin-like protein produces the protein MALHVFFLIVTTTIVATTVSATDHIVGANKGWNPGINYTIWSNNQTFYVGDFISFRYQKAQHNVLQVDKVGYNNCTIEGALGNWSSGKDFILLDKSKRYYFICGIGGCSNGMKVSVLVHSISPPPRSDVVSAVHSSEKSAAPVTFRGNFGSILVFVGLSMTICMLQDLMSFG, from the exons ATGGCTCTTCATGTATTCTTCCTCATCGTCACCACCACCATCGTTGCCACGACCGTCTCCGCCACTGATCACATTGTCGGAGCTAACAAAGGTTGGAATCCCGGCATCAACTACACCATTTGGAGCAACAACCAAACCTTCTACGTTGGTGACTTCATTT CATTTAGGTATCAAAAGGCACAACACAATGTGTTACAAGTGGACAAAGTAGGATACAATAATTGCACAATAGAAGGTGCACTAGGGAATTGGAGTAGTGGAAAAGACTTCATTTTACTTGACAAGTCCAAGAGGTACTACTTCATTTGTGGCATTGGTGGATGCTCTAATGGCATGAAGGTATCTGTTCTTGTTCACTCTATTTCACCTCCTCCTAGGTCAGACGTCGTCTCCGCGGTGCATTCTTCCGAAAAATCTGCTGCTCCGGTGACATTTCGTGGTAATTTTGGGTCGATATTGGTGTTCGTTGGATTATCAATGACCATATGTATGTTGCAGGATTTAATGAGTTTCGGCTAA